NNNNNNNNNNNNNNNNNNNNNNNNNNNNNNNNNNNNNNNNNNNNNNNNNNNNNNNNNNNNNNNNNNNNNNNNNNNNNNNNNNNNNNNNNNNNNNNNNNNNNNNNNNNNNNNNNNNNNNNNNNNNNNNNNNNNNNNNNNNNNNNNNNNNNNNNNNNNNNNNNNNNNNNNNNNNNNNNNNNNNNNNNNNNNNNNNNNNNNNNNNNNNNNNNNNNNNNNNNNNNNNNNNNNNNNNNNNNNNNNNNNNNNNNNNNNNNNNNNNNNNNNNNNNNNNNNNNNNNNNNNNNNNNNNNNNNNNNNNNNNNNNNNNNNNNNNNNNNNNNNNNNNNNNNNNNNNNNNNNNNNNNNNNNNNNNNNNNNNNNNNNNNNNNNNNNNNNNNNNNNNNNNNNNNNNNNNNTAGAAGTCTAGAACAGCATAGGACACCTTCAGCCTTCACTTTGCCTGTCTCATACCAACATCAAAACGCGCTTTGTGCTGACCAAATTGGCAAATTGTGCATGCCAAGGTTTCAAAGACAGCATCACGACCACTGGATGATACAAGTCAAAAACACATAGCAGGCAGGCAGAGAATATGCACGCATTGAGCATGTTGAGGTTTACAGCGGTTCAGCTTAACACACTGGACTATAATGCTATACTAAGTAGAAGGCACAGGACACCTTCAGCCCTTCACTTAAACCGCAGTTTGTCAGGATGCCGGCGATGGTCTTCATGTGGAGTTCTTTGGAGCAGCCTCACAAGAAACTGGCCAAGCTGAAGAACTGAGTCTTCACTTAATCGCAGTTTGCAGGAGGCCGGCGGTGGGCTTCATGCAGAGTTCTTTGGAGCAAAAAGCACCCTCACAAAAAACTGGCCATACTGAAGGATTGAGTCATCGGGAGAACTGACGGGTCCAACATACTCATCATGAAAAGTCCACTGAAACAGCGATTCATCGACTCTTAGAAGAACATCCAAATTTTCATTTCTCTTAACCGCGACAATATGTTGGAACAGTTTCACACTCCCAGATATCTTGTCATCAAACAGCACAATCTCATCGTCATAGCCAGTGCTTAAAGCAGTGAACTTCACGTGATGAGGATGGTCAACCTCTGCATAGACTTGTACTACCGCCTCAATACTTCGTGCAATGATCATGTATGTCAGGTCCAAGTTGCAATCAACACCAGGAATCCGACCACCCAGCATAATATCAAAATTTGCACGGACTTCAATCTCAGCATATGCAGAAAGTATATGCTTGTCAGCTGATCCATTCCCTTCCTTCTTTACCCAGAGATCAACTTCTAGTAGTGCCTCGTCCAGTACATATATTCCTCGACACGGGCTACAAAGAGGCAAGTCAAAGGATTCCTGCAATTTGATATCTTATTAGAACCCAACAAGCTACATCAACCTTCAAATACATACATTAGTACTGTACCAACAGAACTAACTCATATAAGACATGCGTGTTCGTCTAAGTCAAATATTGGGTGAAAGGAAGCAAGCATGTGACTTTAATGTCATTTTATCCCTTTGACCCCATTCATCTCGGGAGCTTAAAGATTAATGGGTACAAAATATTCACACACATTATAACCCCTCTCTCAGTCCCAAAAGAATGGGTACCTCGCTATCATACACAAAAAGCTTGCTGGTTTAAGTTATAACCATATTATTACCATGTCTCGTTCCCAAAAGTTTAAGACTGGGAAAATCACAATCAGTAACCACAGACGCCTAGTATCTTGCTGATTAAAGTTATAACCATCTTAATGCACACAAGCAGTCAACTCATGACTTGTGAAAAGAAATAGACAAAGTGCTAAACTTAAGTATATTGACCAGATGACGATTTGTATGTACATGTATTAGCACGCACATCATATAAAAACTAATGTGATCTGTTAAATGGCAGTGCTTCTTAACAGCGCAAATGCTTGCTATTGATTATTTACTTTTACAAAAAATGCAGCTCATCTCACAGATCATTTAATGGACCCAGGCAAATAATAAATAGATCCAAAACAAATCAACTTAGATGACTGACATAAAATATCATAGAGTTGAGCTGTTGAACATCATAGGTCAGCGTCCAGCAATTTTGTAAACAAAGCAAGCTTTATTTACCTGATTCACAATCTCTACAGCAGTATCTCTAGGACAGTTAAAGAGATAATTCCGTCGCTGGTCCAAGTCGTCGCGAACAGCAAGTATTCCATACACACTAATGGGATAGGAGAGCCCAGAGCTTGATAAACGCATCGAAAAGAACTGTAGCATCTGTTGCGGTGTGCGATATCCAAGAGTTGATGCAGCTGCAAACATACATTAGGAACCAAAGTGAGTTGTTAAGCAAACAGCACAAAGACAGATTACTAGGAACGAGTGGCACTTACTGGTAGAAGTATCATGGGTCTTGTAAAGACTGTGGTAGCAGTACCCGCCATCCATGAAGCATAGAGATGTTGTGGGAGGGAGCAGTTTCATAGGAAAAGGAGGCAAAGTAG
The Triticum dicoccoides isolate Atlit2015 ecotype Zavitan chromosome 3A, WEW_v2.0, whole genome shotgun sequence genome window above contains:
- the LOC119267580 gene encoding uncharacterized protein LOC119267580, which codes for MSSTEMQMRFCRGSGETVDSFHASRYPSPSTEDPACLLPRRAPTPSYASTEDLGDLHDSLEEVDVVELDPHDQPARMVADPGQIAWHALDLKFPREESESDWSDWSEGDGRLIDGEEKDCPGNEVVDSDDDDDDDDDDNCNVQVVYEDKSPNTKIICPGKLYPESEAEEIELEWIESYCKQMGEYSELFDDILAREDHDDFTTLPPFPMKLLPPTTSLCFMDGGYCYHSLYKTHDTSTTASTLGYRTPQQMLQFFSMRLSSSGLSYPISVYGILAVRDDLDQRRNYLFNCPRDTAVEIVNQESFDLPLCSPCRGIYVLDEALLEVDLWVKKEGNGSADKHILSAYAEIEVRANFDIMLGGRIPGVDCNLDLTYMIIARSIEAVVQVYAEVDHPHHVKFTALSTGYDDEIVLFDDKISGSVKLFQHIVAVKRNENLDVLLRVDESLFQWTFHDEYVGPVSSPDDSILQYGQFFVRVLFAPKNSA